From the Lolium rigidum isolate FL_2022 chromosome 2, APGP_CSIRO_Lrig_0.1, whole genome shotgun sequence genome, one window contains:
- the LOC124687394 gene encoding protein DETOXIFICATION 49-like encodes MSSCSDAATAACRDGLTSSLLSKEELVLLVSVAEEQQPPVLTCKPPGRLAKAAKETWSLSLSVTFPTVPSMSAASAREEARSILGLAAPMILTGLLLYLRSMISMLFLGRLGGLALAGGSLAIGFANITGYSVLSGLAMGMEPICGQAFGAGHHQLLGVTMQRTVLLLLAAAVPIAGLWTHMRPLLLLCGQDVGIAAVAETYILASLPDLLLQALLHPIRIYLRTQSINLPLTVCAALAIALHLPTNYLLVSVLGYGVRGVAFASVLANLNFLLLLLGYILLNGVHRRTGSFFALSADSFRCWGELVRLALPSCVSVCLEWWWYEIMILLCGLLADPQATVASMGILIQTTSLIYIFPSSLGFGVSTRVSNELGADRPDRAGRAATVGLALGFAFGAAASAFAFLVRGSWSAMFTADPAIAALTASVLPILGACELGNCPQTAGCGVLRGSARPKDAASINLRSFYLVGTPVALVLAFWYHYDFKGLWLGLLAAQLTCMVRMLLVIGRTDWATEAKRAQQLTGAGVVTTAVLDAKPSIVIDVVIEQPNDRC; translated from the coding sequence ATGTCGTCCTGCTCCGACGCTGCCACGGCGGCGTGCCGAGATGGCCTCACCTCCTCCTTGCTCTCCAAGGAGGAGCTTGTCCTACTCGTATCCGTGGCGGAGGAGCAGCAGCCGCCAGTGCTCACGTGCAAGCCGCCGGGCCGCCTTGCCAAGGCGGCCAAGGAAACCTGGTCTCTGTCTTTGTCCGTCACGTTTCCCACGGTCCCGTCCATGTCGGCCGCctcggcgcgggaggaggcgcgGTCCATACTGGGGCTGGCGGCGCCGATGATCCTCACCGGCCTGCTGCTCTACCTCCGGTCCATGATCTCCATGCTCTTCCTCGGCCGCCTCGGGGGCCTGGCGCTCGCCGGCGGCTCCCTCGCCATCGGCTTCGCCAACATCACCGGCTACTCCGTACTCTCCGGCCTCGCCATGGGCATGGAGCCCATCTGCGGGCAGGCCTTCGGGGCGGGCCACCACCAGCTCCTCGGCGTCACCATGCAGCGCACCGTGCTGCTGCTCCTCGCGGCCGCCGTCCCCATCGCCGGGCTGTGGACGCACATGCggccgctgctgctgctctgcGGCCAGGACGTTGGCATCGCGGCGGTCGCCGAGACCTACATTCTGGCCTCCCTCCCGGACCTCCTCCTCCAGGCGCTCCTTCACCCCATCCGCATCTACCTCCGAACGCAGTCCATCAACCTGCCGCTCACCGTCTGCGCCGCGCTCGCCATCGCGCTCCACCTGCCCACCAACTACCTGCTCGTCTCCGTCCTCGGCTACGGCGTCAGAGGGGTCGCGTTCGCCTCCGTGCTGGCCAACCtcaacttcctcctcctcctcctcggctacATCCTGCTCAACGGCGTGCACAGGCGCACCGGCAGCTTCTTCGCGCTCTCGGCCGACAGCTTCCGTTGCTGGGGTGAGCTCGTCCGCTTGGCGCTGCCAAGCTGCGTCAGCGTCTGCCTCGAGTGGTGGTGGTACGAGATCATGATCCTCCTCTGCGGCCTCCTCGCCGACCCGCAGGCCACCGTCGCGTCCATGGGCATCCTCATCCAGACCACCTCGCTCATCTACATCTTCCCTTCCTCGCTCGGCTTCGGCGTCTCCACCCGCGTCAGCAACGAGCTCGGCGCCGACCGCCCCGACCGCGCGGGCCGCGCTGCCACCGTGGGCCTCGCGCTCGGCTTCGCCTTCGGCGCCGCCGCGTCCGCGTTCGCGTTCCTCGTGAGGGGCTCCTGGTCCGCCATGTTCACGGCGGACCCGGCGATCGCCGCGCTCACCGCGTCCGTGCTGCCCATCCTCGGCGCCTGCGAGCTCGGCAACTGCCCGCAGACGGCCGGGTGCGGCGTGCTGCGTGGGAGCGCGCGGCCCAAGGACGCCGCCAGCATCAACCTCCGCTCCTTCTACCTCGTCGGCACGCCCGTCGCGCTCGTCCTCGCCTTTTGGTACCACTACGACTTCAAGGGCCTCTGGCTAGGCCTCCTCGCAGCTCAGCTCACCTGCATGGTGCGGATGCTGCTGGTGATCGGCCGGACGGATTGGGCCACGGAGGCCAAGCGCGCGCAGCAGCTCACTGGAGCAGGCGTGGTCACCACGGCGGTGCTGGACGCCAAACCGAGCATTGTGATCGACGTCGTCATCGAGCAACCAAACGATCGGTGCTGA